The genome window TGCGCCCGCAACGTCGGGACGAGCGCGCGCGGCGCCCGCGACAGGAAGGACTCGGTCTGCTCGGACGCCACGAAGCACCTCCACCGATGAGCCCGCCCACGCTGGCGGGAGTGAGACACGGCGCTGCGGCTCAGGAGGGGCCGTGCGCGGACAGCCAGGCCTGTACCTCGCGCGCACGGGGCGCGTAGACGGGCGCGCCGCTGGCATAGGCCTCGAGGGCCTCCCGCGCCAGGGCGAGCGCCCGGGGCCGCTCCCCGCGCGACGGCCAGAGGACGCGGGCGAGCGCGAAGAGCGCCCGGGCCCGCTCGGGCGGAGCCAGCTCCACCTTCGCGGAGAGCGCCACCGCCCGCTCCAGTGGCTCGCGGGCCTCGCGCAACTGGCCGTCCTCCACCAGCGCCTCGCCCAGCAGCCCGAGCGTCTGCGCCACCCGGGGGTGCTCCGGCCCGAGCGCCTGCTCGCGCACCTCCAGCGCCCGCCGCAGGTGGACGAGCGCCGGGCCCACCCTGCGCAAGCGCAGCTCCACGTGCCCCAGGCTGTACAGCGCGCTGGCCACCTTCGGGTGGCTGGAGCCGAGCGTCGTCTCCCACAGCGCGTGTGCCGCCTCGAAGTGGGCGCGCGCCTCCTTCAGGCGGCCCGCATCCATCGCCACCCAGCCCAGGTTGTTGCGCGACAGGGCCACGTCCGGGTGCCGGGGGCCGAGCTGCGCCTCCTGGAGCGTGAGCGCCTCGCGGTAGGCCGCCTCCGCCTGGACGAGCTGTCCCAGGTCCATCCGGGCATTGCCCAGGCTCAGCAGCACGTTGGCCACCCGCAACCGCCCCGCGTCCCCTTGCCTGCGCAGGCTCGCCAGGGCTCGCTCATAGTGGGGCAGCGCCTGTGCGAGCTGGCCCTGCCGCGAGAGCGCGTCGCCGAGGTTCACCCGTATCATGCTGGTGCTGGCGTGCTCCGCCCCGAGGTGGCGCTCGCCCAGCGCGAGGGCTTCGCCGTAGCGCGCCACCGCCTCGGCCACCTTGCCCTGGAGCCGCAGCGCGGTGGCCACGTTGTTGAGGTGCGCGGCGCGCAGCGGGTGCTCGAGGCCGTACACCGCCTCCACCAGCGCCAGGGCGCGCGCATGGTGCTGCTCCGCCTCGGCGTAGCGTCCCAGCGCGTTGAGCGCCTGGCCCATGCCGATGAGCACGTCGGCGAGCGCCACGTCGCGCGGCCCGCGCGCCTGCTCCAGCAGCGCGAGGGACTGACTGGACTCGGCGAGCGCCCGCGCGTACTCGCCCTGCCGGTAGCTGAGGCTGCCGAGGACGCGGTGCAGCTCCGCGGCCACCTCCAGGGAGGCCTCGGACCCCAGCCGCTCCACGGCCGCTTCCGCCATGCGCGCGGTGCGCTCGGCCTCCTTCGCCAGGCCCAGGCCCTCGGCTTCCGTGTAGAGGAGGCGGTTCCACGCGTGCGCGGCCGTCTCGTCGTCGTGCCCGGCCTCCGCGACGCGCACCGCCTCTTCCAGCACCTCGCGCGCCGACGCGAAGCTCCCGGCGGTGCCTCTCAGCTCGCCCAGCAGCAGCAGCGCTCGCGCCAGCGTGGGCCGGTGCTCCAGCCCCCGCAGTTCCTCCACCACCGCCTCCAGTGGGGGCAGTGCTCGCGCATGGAAGCCGGCGGCACCCTGCACGCGCAGGCCGTCCAGCTCCTGGCCCAGCGCCGCCAGCCGCCCCCGGGCCTCCGGGGCCTGGGGCAGCGGCTCCACGCGGGCGAGCGCGTCGCGGTCCGCGCACGCGGCCAGGGAGGGGAGCTGCCGCGCGGCCTCGGGCGCCCGGGTGAGCGCCTCCTGCTCGCCCGTCGCCAGCAGCTCCACCAGGACACGCAGCGCCTGGCGGCGGCCATCCAGGCACGCGGCGCGCAGGTCCATCAGCCGCTCGGACTGCGCGTGCCGCACGCGCGTGTCCTCGCAGGACTGGCGCTCCTGGGCCACCAGCGCCTGGGCATAGGCGTCCAGCGCGCGCGCGGTGGACTCGAAGGCGTCCCCGGGCGACGGCAGCGCGCCCTGCCGGAAGCGCTGTTCCAACCGGGCCCGGTGCGCCGCGTCCCAGGTGCCCTCCAGCCGGGCCTCCAGGCCGGTGCACATCCGCGCGGTGTTACCTCGGGCCAGCGCGAAGCCCACCGCGGCGCTGGCAGACACGCCCAGGGCCAGCGCCGCGGCTGCCTGGCGCCAGCGGCGCGCGCGCGGGGCGGACTCGAGCCGGGACAGCAGTGCGTCCAGGGAGGGGTGGCGCGCGGCCGGCTCCGTGGCCAGGCCGCGCAGCACGGCGTCGCGCACGGCGCGGGGCACTCGCGAGCCTCGCGGCGGCGGCGTCACCCGCCCGTCGCGCAGGGCCTGGAGGCGCGCTCCCGCCGTGTCACCCGCGAAGGGCCGCTGGCCGAAGAGGGCCTCGTACAGCGCGACGCAGAAGCTGAACTGGTCGCCGCGTGCGTCCGCGCGCTGGCCCCGCCACTGCTCCGGGGACATGTACGCGGGGGTTCCCTGCCGTACGCCAGCGAGGGTGTCGCCTTCCCCTGGTGGGGCCTCCGGGGTGGGGCCGTGCTCCGTCCCCGGCTCGGCGGGGGCCAGGCGCGCGAGGCCGAAGTCGGTGACTCGCACCTGGCCGTCGTCTCCCAGCAGCACGTTGTCCGGCTTGAAGTCGCGGTGCACCAGCCCCACCGCGTGCGCCGCCGCCAGCCCCTGGCCCGCCTGGAGGAAGCGCGCGAGCACCTCGCGCCACGGCCTCGGCGCTTCCGCCAGCCAGTGGCGCAGCGTCCGCCCCCGCACCAGCTCCATGGCGAGGAAGACGGTGTCGCCGTCCAAGCCCACGTCATGGACGGTGACGACGTTGGGGTGGGAGAGCCGGGCCAGCGCCTGGGCCTCACGCACCAGCCTCCCGCGCGCCTCCGCGTCCGTTACCGCGCCGGGCTTGAGCAGCTTGAGCGCCACCTCCCGGTCCAGGTCCGGGTCATACGCGGCGAAGACCACCCCCATGCCGCCCTCGCCCACGCGGCGCAGCAGCACGTAGCGCCCCACGCGCGCTCCCGCCTGGGGAGGCGCGTCCGGCCCGGGTGGCGACAGGGACTCCTCGGCCAGGGCTCCCTGTCCCTTGAGTCCCGCCACCACCGCGCTGCACTCCGCGCACCGGTCCAGGTGGGCCTCGAGCCGGGCCACGGCTTCCGCGGACATGTGCCCCTGCTCCCACTCCAGCAGCTCGTTCTCGTCAGGACACGGGGGCATGGAAACAAGCCTGGGAGCGCATCGTCCGAGGAAGATACTTCAGCGGAAGACCTCGCTGATATGCGGGGCGCCCTTGACCCCTACGCCCACGCGCGGCAGGTGGAGGAGCCCGCAGGGGAGACCTCGGACCTCGGGCTTCAATCACGACTGTTCGTGGGGTGACAGTCCGGTCACGCCTCGAAGGGTCTACAGGACGGGCTTTGCCGCGGGGCTCCCGGTCGTGGGGGTTTCCTTCGGGGGACGGGGCGCTTCGGGAGGCGCCTTCTTCTCGTCCACCGACCCGGCGACCCGCTTCACGACGCCGAGGAAGAACGGCTCGGAGAAGCCCGCGAGGAAGCCGAAGACGGTGTGGTGCTGCCACGTGAGGGAATCCACTTCGAGGTTCGCCACCTGGATGAGACCACTCGTCAGCACGGCGAAGAGCAGCATCGCGGCGGTCGCGCCAACGAACGGCTGCGCGGTCAGCACGGGCCAGAAGGCGCGGAGCTGCCGGATGCCCAGGACTTCGTCCCGCAGCGTGTAGACGCCTCCCAGGACCGACCCCAGGGCTCCGGCCGCCATCGCCGTCAGGAGAAAGGTGTTCACGGCGCCGACAAAGGGATTCCCCTCCCAGAGTGTCATCACTCCAGCCAGGGCGAGCACCCCGCCGAGCACGGCCGTCACCGCGAAGAAGTAGTTCGCGCGGAGCTGAGCATTCGCGCGGTCATGTCGCCAGGAGTCCATCCTCTGCTGGTAGAGCGTGGCGAGCCGGTCGATGACCGCCTCACGCCAGCTCTCTGAGAGTGCCTGGTCCGTCTTTTCGGCCGCCGCGCGCTGCTCTCGGAACTCCTTCAGCGACGCTTCCCCTTCGAGCAGCGAGGACAGGTGCGCGTCCGGCGCGAAGTAGAGCAAGGTGATCTTCAAGTCCTCGGCGGCATCCCAGGCCGCGTCGCGGCCCAGCTTGTCGGTGATGCGTCGGAGGACGGAGGCGAGCGCCTGGACTGGCAGTGGCGGCCTGGTCACGGCGGCTCCGAGCTCCCGATACACCCGGAGCTCGACGAGGCGCGAGGAGATCCGTGAGAACGCCTTCACGAGCTCCGGGTCCTTCTTCTTGACCCACGGCACCTTCCAGGGATTGGCGAGGAAGGCGTTCACCGTCCCCTCCGTCTCCTCGAGCTTGCGGGCCAGGTCGTCCGTGTTGCTGACCGAGGACGGCGCACCGGGGATTGGCTCCATGGCAAGTCTCCGACAAGCAGACAGACACGCTCTGCCTCGGGAGTCTATCAGTGGCAGCCCGGCTGGCCGCTCGTCGTGCCCACCGCGCGGTAGATGAGCACCGCCGCCGCGAGCAGTGGCACCGCCCGTTGAAGCAGGAAGGACACGGCTTTCGGCCGGTGCTTCCACAGCCCCGCCTGGAGCTGTGCGCCCAGCAGCGCGGGCAGCCCACCCAGCGCGAAGGCTCCGAGCAGCAGCGCTCCGCCCGCGAACGAGCCGCTTGCCAGCGCCGCCGCGAACACGCCGTACAGCAGGCCGCAGGGCAGCAGCGGTGTTACCGCACCCATTGCGCCCGCTCGGCCCGTCCACGAAAAGTTTGCGCCCCAGCGCGCGATAGACTTCGCGACGTGCGCGAGGCCCGGTAGCGGGCGGAGCCGCTTGCCTACCTCCAGCGCCGAGGCCACCAGCGCCGCCGCCATCAGCCAGGGTAGATAGGGGCGCGTGGAGACCGACAGCACCTGCGTCACGCCTCCTCCGAGCGCTCCGAGGGCTCCTCCCATGAGGGTGTACGCCGCCACTCGCGCCCCTTGATAGGCGAGCACCGCGCGTCGCCGCTCGGGGCCCGGCACGGCGGGCAGCCCCGCGCAGGCGAGCGGCCCGCACATGAGGAGGCAGTGCACGCTCCCCGTCAGCCCCACCGTCAGCGCACCGAGTGCGCCGGCCACCACGGCGGGTGAGGACGGAAGCGCGGCGAGGAGGAGCGTTTCGAGCGGCATGGCCCCGCGCTTCGCAACAGGCATGCCGTTCGCAAGGTGACACCGTGCATGCCTGCCTCCCCGCATACGGTGCACGCGCCGGACTCCTGCCTCCACTGCGGCAGCTCCGTGCCCGTGGGCGCCGTGGCTCGCGGCTTCTGCTGCGCGGGCTGCGAGGCCGTGTATGGGCTGCTGCGGGAGCAGGGGCTCACCCGCTACTACCAGCTCACCCAGGGCAAGGACGCCCCCGCACCGGAGCCGCGCAAGGACCGCGGCTTCGCGTGGCTGGAGCCCCTGGTGGCTCGCGCCGAGGCCACTCCGGGCCCGGTGTGCGCGCTGGAGCTGGACGTGCAGGGCATCCACTGCGCTGCCTGCGTCTGGCTGATGAACGAGCTGTTCCGAAGGCAGCAGGGCGGCGCGGGACTCACCGTGGACCCCGCCCTGGGCAAGGTGCACATGCAGTGGCGGCGCGGCGCCTTCGACGTGGGCGGCTTCCTGCGCTCGGTGGAGGGCTTCGGCTACCTGTTCGGCCCCAGCCGCAAGTACCCCGAGGCCGCCAGCCTGGACCTGCCCATCCGCCTGGGCATCTGCGCCGCCCTGGCGATGAATGTGATGCTGTTCTCCATCAGCTTCTATGTCGGGCTCACCCCCGACGACGCTGAGGTGTTCCGCCTGTTCACGCGGCTGAGCCTGGCGCTGTCCACCGGCGTCGTCCTGGTCGGCGGCTGGCCCTTCTTCCGCTCCGCCGTGCAGGGACTGCGGCGCGGCGTGCCGCACCTGGACCTGCCCATTGCCCTGGGCATCCTTCTCGTATTCGGCACCTCGCTGGTTCAGGCCCGGGGTGGGCGCGGCGACCTGGCGTACTTCGACACCCTCAACACCTTCGTCACCCTGATGCTGGTGGGGCGCTGGCTCCAGCAGCGCGTGCTGGAGCGCAACCGCCGCTTCCTCCTGGATGATGACGGCGCTGATGGACTCTTCGTCCGGCGGGAGGAGGGCGCGCGGCTCGCCACCGTGCGCGCCTCTGAAGTACGTGAGGGGGAGGTGCTGGTGATTGCCCCGGGCGACCTCGTGCCCGTGGACGCGGTGCTGCTCGACTCGGATGCTCGGGTCTCCACCGATTGGATTACCGGCGAGCCCGGGGAGCGCTCGGTGGCCGTGGGCGGTGAGCTGCCTGCTGGCGCGTTCAATGCCGGGCGGGAGGCGGTGCGCGTGCGGGCGGCGCAGGCCTTCACGGACTCGCCGCTGGTGGCGCTGCTGCGGCGGGCGCCTCCGGGGGCGGGTGGCGCCGCGGTTCATACGCGGTTCTGGGAGAAGGTGTCGCGCCGCTGGGTCGTCACCGTGCTGGGCGTGTCAGCGCTGGGGCTCGCGCTGTGGTGGCCCGCCGGGCCCGACAAGGCGCTGGAGGTGGCGGTGGCGCTGCTGGTGGTGACGTGCCCCTGCGCCATCGGGATTGCCACGTCGCTGGCGTATGAGCTGGTGCAGGCACGGCTGCGGCGCGGTGGGTTCTTCGTCCGGAGCCCGGACCTGATGGACAGGCTGCCTCGCGTGCGGCAGGTGCTGTTCGACAAGACGGGCACGCTGACGCTGGGCCGGCTGGAGCTGGTGGACCGCGCTTCCGTGGAGGCGCTGGCGCCGGAGGCTCGCGACGTGGCCTTCGACCTGACGTCCCGGAGCAACCACCCGGCGAGCCGGTGTCTCAGCGCGGCGCTGGCTCGCGTGGGGGCGCGGTTTGCTCCGGAGGCTCGTGTGACGGAGCACCCGGGGCAGGGCGTGGAGCTCACCCGCGAGGGCGTGTGCTGGCGACTGGGGCGCGCTCCGTGGGCCTTGGCGGGGCAGGGCGTTGCTCCTCCGGTGTCGGGCCCCGTGCTGTCGCGGGAGGGCTTGCTCGTGGCGTCCTTCGCGCTGCGCGAGTCGGTGCGCTCGGATGCGCGACGTGAGGTGCAGGCGCTCCAGGCGGAGGGCCGGGCGGTGTGGCTCATCTCCGGAGATGCTCCAGCGCGCGTCCGGGAGCTGGCCGAGGCGCTGGGGATTCCCACCTCGCAGGCGCTGGGCGGCCAGCGGCCCGAGGACAAGGCCGCCACCGTGGCCTCGCTGGACTCGGCCGACACGCTGTACCTGGGCGACGGCGTCAATGACAGCCTCGCGTTCGAGCGGGCGCTGTGCGCGGGCACTCCCGCCATTGACCGGCCGGTGATGCCTGGCAAGAGCGACTTCTTCCTGCTGGGGGAGGGATTGGCTTCCATCCGCGAGGCGCTCCGGTTGTCGCTGCGGCTGCGTGCCGTGGTGCGCCGGCTGCTGGTGCTTGCCATTGGCTACAACGTCGTCGCCGTCACCGTGTGCCTGGCCGGGTGGATGACGCCGCTTCGCGCCGCCGTGGCCATGCCTGCCACCAGCCTGGCCACCGTGCTCTTCACCGTGTGGAGCCTGTCCTCCGCTCGCGAGCGCCCGGTGCCTCCAGCCACGCGGTTGCGGGAGGTGCCCGTATGAATGTCCTCGTCCTCCAGGTCTTCGTCAGCCTGATGCTCGTCGCCAGCTCGGTGCTGCTGTTCGCCTACAGCGTGCGCCACCGAGACCACGAGCACGCCGACCGGCTCTCCCTCTTCCCGCTCGAGGACGACAGCGCGCAGTCGCCCGCCGAGCCTCCGCCTTCCGCTTCCCAGGAGTGATTCCGTGCAACAGCAGCGAATCATCTACGACGACACCACCGTCCGCCGCTTCATCATGGCGTCAGTCGTGTTCGGCATCGTGGGCATGGCCGTCGGGGCGCTGGTGGCCAGCCAGCTCGCGTGGTGGCAGGCCAACCTGGGCATCCCCTACACCACCTACTCGCGCCTCCGCCCGCTCCACACCAACGCCGTCATCTTCGCCTTCGTCGGCAACATGATGTTCGCCGGCATCTACTACTCCACCCAGCGCCTGCTGAAGACTCGCATGGCGTCGGACGTGCTCTCCCAAATCCACTTCTGGGGCTGGCAGCTCATCATCGTCGCCGCCGCAGTCACGCTGCCGCTGGGCATCACCACCTCCAAGGAGTACGCCGAGCTGGAGTGGCCGATTGATTTGGCGATTACGGTCATCTGGGTCGTCTTCGCCATCAACTTCTTCTGGACCCTGAAGAAGCGGAACGAGAAGAACCTCTACGTCGCCATCTGGTTCTACATCGCCACCATCGTCACCGTGGCGGTGCTCCACATCGTCAACAGCCTGGCCCTGCCGTTCTCTCCGCTGAAGAGCTACTCCGTCTACGCGGGCGTGCAGGACGCGCTGGTGCAGTGGTGGTACGGCCACAACGCCGTCGCCTTCTTCCTCACCACGCCCATCCTGGGCATCATGTACTACTTCCTGCCCAAGGCGGCGGAGCGGCCCGTCTACTCGTACCGGCTCTCCATCATCCACTTCTGGGCCCTCGTCTTCATCTACATCTGGGCC of Pyxidicoccus trucidator contains these proteins:
- a CDS encoding tetratricopeptide repeat protein: MPPCPDENELLEWEQGHMSAEAVARLEAHLDRCAECSAVVAGLKGQGALAEESLSPPGPDAPPQAGARVGRYVLLRRVGEGGMGVVFAAYDPDLDREVALKLLKPGAVTDAEARGRLVREAQALARLSHPNVVTVHDVGLDGDTVFLAMELVRGRTLRHWLAEAPRPWREVLARFLQAGQGLAAAHAVGLVHRDFKPDNVLLGDDGQVRVTDFGLARLAPAEPGTEHGPTPEAPPGEGDTLAGVRQGTPAYMSPEQWRGQRADARGDQFSFCVALYEALFGQRPFAGDTAGARLQALRDGRVTPPPRGSRVPRAVRDAVLRGLATEPAARHPSLDALLSRLESAPRARRWRQAAAALALGVSASAAVGFALARGNTARMCTGLEARLEGTWDAAHRARLEQRFRQGALPSPGDAFESTARALDAYAQALVAQERQSCEDTRVRHAQSERLMDLRAACLDGRRQALRVLVELLATGEQEALTRAPEAARQLPSLAACADRDALARVEPLPQAPEARGRLAALGQELDGLRVQGAAGFHARALPPLEAVVEELRGLEHRPTLARALLLLGELRGTAGSFASAREVLEEAVRVAEAGHDDETAAHAWNRLLYTEAEGLGLAKEAERTARMAEAAVERLGSEASLEVAAELHRVLGSLSYRQGEYARALAESSQSLALLEQARGPRDVALADVLIGMGQALNALGRYAEAEQHHARALALVEAVYGLEHPLRAAHLNNVATALRLQGKVAEAVARYGEALALGERHLGAEHASTSMIRVNLGDALSRQGQLAQALPHYERALASLRRQGDAGRLRVANVLLSLGNARMDLGQLVQAEAAYREALTLQEAQLGPRHPDVALSRNNLGWVAMDAGRLKEARAHFEAAHALWETTLGSSHPKVASALYSLGHVELRLRRVGPALVHLRRALEVREQALGPEHPRVAQTLGLLGEALVEDGQLREAREPLERAVALSAKVELAPPERARALFALARVLWPSRGERPRALALAREALEAYASGAPVYAPRAREVQAWLSAHGPS
- a CDS encoding sulfite exporter TauE/SafE family protein, which produces MPLETLLLAALPSSPAVVAGALGALTVGLTGSVHCLLMCGPLACAGLPAVPGPERRRAVLAYQGARVAAYTLMGGALGALGGGVTQVLSVSTRPYLPWLMAAALVASALEVGKRLRPLPGLAHVAKSIARWGANFSWTGRAGAMGAVTPLLPCGLLYGVFAAALASGSFAGGALLLGAFALGGLPALLGAQLQAGLWKHRPKAVSFLLQRAVPLLAAAVLIYRAVGTTSGQPGCH
- a CDS encoding heavy metal translocating P-type ATPase; protein product: MPASPHTVHAPDSCLHCGSSVPVGAVARGFCCAGCEAVYGLLREQGLTRYYQLTQGKDAPAPEPRKDRGFAWLEPLVARAEATPGPVCALELDVQGIHCAACVWLMNELFRRQQGGAGLTVDPALGKVHMQWRRGAFDVGGFLRSVEGFGYLFGPSRKYPEAASLDLPIRLGICAALAMNVMLFSISFYVGLTPDDAEVFRLFTRLSLALSTGVVLVGGWPFFRSAVQGLRRGVPHLDLPIALGILLVFGTSLVQARGGRGDLAYFDTLNTFVTLMLVGRWLQQRVLERNRRFLLDDDGADGLFVRREEGARLATVRASEVREGEVLVIAPGDLVPVDAVLLDSDARVSTDWITGEPGERSVAVGGELPAGAFNAGREAVRVRAAQAFTDSPLVALLRRAPPGAGGAAVHTRFWEKVSRRWVVTVLGVSALGLALWWPAGPDKALEVAVALLVVTCPCAIGIATSLAYELVQARLRRGGFFVRSPDLMDRLPRVRQVLFDKTGTLTLGRLELVDRASVEALAPEARDVAFDLTSRSNHPASRCLSAALARVGARFAPEARVTEHPGQGVELTREGVCWRLGRAPWALAGQGVAPPVSGPVLSREGLLVASFALRESVRSDARREVQALQAEGRAVWLISGDAPARVRELAEALGIPTSQALGGQRPEDKAATVASLDSADTLYLGDGVNDSLAFERALCAGTPAIDRPVMPGKSDFFLLGEGLASIREALRLSLRLRAVVRRLLVLAIGYNVVAVTVCLAGWMTPLRAAVAMPATSLATVLFTVWSLSSARERPVPPATRLREVPV
- a CDS encoding cytochrome oxidase, whose protein sequence is MNVLVLQVFVSLMLVASSVLLFAYSVRHRDHEHADRLSLFPLEDDSAQSPAEPPPSASQE